The segment TGTTGTTTTTCGGGATAAACTGGCGCAAAAATTCTGAATAAACTGACCTATCCGACATAAAATAACCTGAAAGGGAGAGGGGATGCCTCTCCCTTGTTTTTTCAATCAGATAATCTCCGTTGAGGCAATCCTGACGTGCTCGGCGGAGACGACGGTACAGCGCTCTGCAGCGGCAGCCATCAGCGCTCCGCGGGCAAGATTGTTCGCTCTTCTGAGGAGCCCTCCTGAGCCCTGGTGGATTGCAGTGACAGCCTGCTCAGAGAACAGGTTTTCTTTACATCCGGCAATATGGAGATGGTGCTGAAGGTAGTGGGCCATCTCCTCTCGCTTGAACGCCTCCATATGCCCCTTCGCCACTACACGGGAGGCAAGCGCCCGTGACTGCTCGAACATGAGATTGTCGATGAGATTGTTCTGGCCGGCAAGAATGACCGGCAGCAGAGGTTTGGAGTCCGCCTCAAACTGGCAGATCGTGTGGAACTCTGTAAAGACATCCAACCGCATCAGGGATGCCTCATCAATGATCAGCACGGGTTTCTGCCGTGTGCGGTCGAGCTCAAGCAGGGAGGCGCGAATCATCTTGGTGAGGGTCGCCTTGGAGGTCCCCCTGGTCTCAATGTCCAATGCGTAGCAGATCTGCTTGTAGAGCTCAATAACGGACCCCGAGGTGGCGGTAAGATAGAGGATTCTGTACTCCGAGGGATGGAGTTTGGAGCAGGCGAAGCGGAGGGCCGAGGACTTTCCGCTGCCGACATCGCCGGTAAGGACGGCGACCGCCCCCAGAGCAAGGGCGAACTGCACCCGCTGCTGAGCTGCCACCATGGATTCACTTTGCATGAGGTCTTCGACCCGGAGGTCCTGGCTAAAAGGCTCTCGCTGCAGTCCGTAGAATATCCTGTAGGTCGTGCTCATCCCTGCTCCTCCCGAGCTGCATCGGCTCCAAACAGTCTGCCGCCCCGGTAGCGTTCATCGTGCAGGGGGCGGTCCAGCTTCAGCCCGCTGTGTCCCCGTTTGACTCTGCAGTTGACCTTTACATCCAGCAGGCGAATAAACCCGTAGGTCTGTCCACCGAAAGTGACTTCTACCCGTGCGGGATCATGCTCATGGTACAAGAGCATGACCTGTTTGCCGATAAGGGCGACAGGTGCTTCGTAGAGTTTGCCGCCGAGGGCGACGGTTCTGTCTTTTGCCACTGTCCTTCTGACCGTCTTTCTGAAATGATCCTCCAGATCCTTGGGTGCAGGCCGGATGCATTCGATATGCCGGGAGA is part of the Nitrospirota bacterium genome and harbors:
- a CDS encoding AAA family ATPase; the encoded protein is MSTTYRIFYGLQREPFSQDLRVEDLMQSESMVAAQQRVQFALALGAVAVLTGDVGSGKSSALRFACSKLHPSEYRILYLTATSGSVIELYKQICYALDIETRGTSKATLTKMIRASLLELDRTRQKPVLIIDEASLMRLDVFTEFHTICQFEADSKPLLPVILAGQNNLIDNLMFEQSRALASRVVAKGHMEAFKREEMAHYLQHHLHIAGCKENLFSEQAVTAIHQGSGGLLRRANNLARGALMAAAAERCTVVSAEHVRIASTEII